The following are encoded together in the Planctobacterium marinum genome:
- a CDS encoding helix-turn-helix domain-containing protein, with protein sequence MNEVTSLLKELFQVLFLISFAVGAILLLLLLKRRLFIVSNRICASFILVSLIPLWSGYFRDTENLNWLAPVQLELFYPWLFGPLIYLYCIALHSSARITLLRTCKHCCYPLLVLLIHQISSQFGDTQLAQLWQHLYLKLLYAQLFCYLLLSFRQIKVGQQLIESQFSGSQNLYWQWLKLLLNGFALIFIADLAMLCLLLMDVMQQHWVMSLFTLSESIYVFVLAAFAMRHPQLVFDRFDVSQKNRYQNSGLNQAMAEALARHLEDTVEGEKLYLDNELSLSALAQKLRVPEHHISQVLSVQLQQNFYEFINRKRIEHAKSLLSSNDTQYNNILAVAYGVGFNNKSSFNTAFKRFTQLTPSQFRQKNQFPEKKIL encoded by the coding sequence ATGAATGAAGTTACCAGCTTGCTAAAAGAACTATTCCAGGTCCTGTTTCTCATTAGTTTTGCCGTGGGTGCGATATTACTTCTGCTGCTATTGAAACGGCGTTTATTTATCGTCAGTAACAGAATATGTGCCAGCTTCATTCTGGTGTCGCTGATACCGCTGTGGAGCGGCTACTTTAGAGACACTGAAAACTTAAATTGGCTTGCGCCAGTACAGTTAGAATTATTTTACCCCTGGCTCTTCGGGCCTCTCATTTACCTCTATTGCATAGCGCTACACTCCAGCGCGCGCATTACCCTGTTGCGCACATGTAAACATTGTTGTTACCCATTATTGGTGTTGCTCATCCATCAAATATCATCTCAATTTGGTGATACTCAGCTCGCCCAGCTATGGCAACACCTGTATTTAAAGCTGCTCTACGCTCAGCTCTTTTGTTATTTGCTGCTGTCTTTCCGGCAAATTAAAGTGGGTCAGCAACTTATTGAGTCTCAATTTTCCGGCAGTCAAAATCTCTATTGGCAATGGCTAAAGTTATTGCTGAACGGATTTGCCCTGATATTCATTGCTGATCTGGCGATGCTCTGCCTGTTGCTTATGGATGTTATGCAACAGCATTGGGTAATGTCGCTGTTTACGCTGTCAGAATCCATTTACGTATTTGTGCTTGCCGCATTTGCCATGCGTCACCCGCAGTTGGTTTTCGACCGATTTGATGTTTCACAAAAAAATCGATATCAAAATTCCGGTCTTAACCAGGCCATGGCAGAGGCATTAGCCAGACACCTGGAGGATACGGTGGAGGGCGAAAAATTATATCTGGATAACGAATTATCACTATCTGCGCTTGCCCAAAAACTGCGAGTTCCGGAGCACCACATATCGCAAGTGTTGTCAGTGCAGTTACAGCAAAACTTTTATGAATTCATAAATCGCAAACGCATCGAGCATGCCAAGAGCTTGTTATCCAGTAATGATACCCAATACAACAATATTTTGGCTGTTGCTTACGGTGTTGGGTTTAACAATAAATCCAGCTTTAACACCGCTTTCAAACGATTTACACAGCTGACCCCAAGTCAGTTCAGACAAAAAAACCAATTTCCTGAAAAAAAGATATTATAA
- a CDS encoding molybdopterin-synthase adenylyltransferase MoeB: MQKIDRQMALRYHRQISLPDVDLNGQECWMNAKVLLLGVGGLGCTAAQNLVGAGVGKLVLVDDDRVELNNIHRQVLHYENDVGRLKVESAKETLLTINSSCDIDTVARRLEDIELLNYIEQADIVLDCSDNLETRKQVNRLCWQAGTALISGAATRLEGQLLCLVPGRENPCYECFSRLFPEQELSCSEAGVMPPVVSIIGAMQAMEALKLLINLGKTPVGKLLMFDFQTNEWRQFNLVKDPQCSVCGE; this comes from the coding sequence ATGCAGAAAATTGACCGCCAGATGGCATTGCGTTATCACCGTCAGATCTCATTACCTGACGTGGATTTAAATGGACAGGAATGCTGGATGAACGCCAAGGTGTTATTGCTGGGCGTTGGTGGTTTAGGCTGTACTGCAGCGCAAAACTTGGTGGGCGCGGGAGTCGGTAAACTGGTATTGGTGGATGACGATAGGGTGGAACTGAACAATATCCATCGCCAGGTATTGCACTACGAGAACGATGTGGGACGCTTGAAAGTGGAGTCTGCCAAAGAAACCCTGCTGACGATCAATTCCAGTTGTGACATAGACACAGTTGCCCGGCGACTGGAGGATATAGAGCTGTTAAATTACATCGAACAAGCGGACATCGTATTAGATTGTTCTGATAACCTGGAAACCCGAAAGCAGGTGAATCGCTTGTGTTGGCAAGCTGGCACGGCACTCATCTCCGGTGCCGCTACTCGTTTGGAGGGGCAGTTGTTGTGTCTGGTTCCCGGCCGGGAAAATCCGTGTTACGAATGTTTCAGTCGTTTGTTTCCCGAACAGGAGTTGTCCTGCTCAGAAGCGGGCGTAATGCCGCCTGTGGTGAGCATTATAGGGGCCATGCAGGCTATGGAGGCTTTAAAGCTGCTAATTAATTTAGGCAAGACCCCAGTAGGTAAATTATTGATGTTCGATTTTCAAACTAATGAGTGGCGTCAATTTAACCTTGTCAAAGATCCACAATGCTCAGTCTGTGGAGAGTGA
- a CDS encoding ABC transporter substrate-binding protein, which translates to MSAAVQARSECTDTVKRQPELKLGMSTALSGPAQYIGQSMRDGMLAYFAKVNCAGGLHGHQVDMVVRDDGYQPDSALKNVSRLVEEDNVVAVVGNAGTPTAKLAAPYLQQNEVVFFAPYTGAGILRETPPQSHIFNFRASYEQEMQAIIEFIVKSGIKPGRIAFFLQDDAYGAAGLNAATSVLKKKGYKRADELLVTRYPRNSLQVEDAILQMLDMPKPPKAVIIVGAYAASAKFINYSHNLFPDTLYFNLSFTGASALGTSLDIASNRVFVSQVVPYLGNGLALSHDFRQDMATFIPDGQVNEISFEGYIAARLLIESLKVKNTELTREGVRDALEQTRKIDIGFGVPLGFSADSHQASNKVWLLQYQQGMGFTKKVNGENHE; encoded by the coding sequence TTGAGCGCAGCTGTCCAAGCGCGCAGTGAATGTACGGATACCGTAAAACGCCAGCCAGAACTTAAGCTGGGTATGAGCACGGCACTCAGTGGTCCCGCGCAATATATTGGCCAGTCTATGCGGGATGGCATGTTGGCTTATTTCGCTAAAGTAAATTGTGCTGGTGGACTGCATGGACATCAGGTTGATATGGTGGTGCGCGACGATGGTTATCAGCCTGACTCAGCGCTTAAAAATGTCTCCAGGTTAGTGGAAGAAGACAATGTCGTTGCCGTTGTGGGCAATGCCGGAACCCCTACGGCAAAATTAGCTGCGCCTTATTTGCAACAGAATGAAGTGGTTTTTTTCGCGCCTTACACCGGGGCAGGTATATTGCGGGAAACGCCACCCCAGAGTCATATTTTCAATTTCAGAGCCAGCTATGAACAAGAGATGCAGGCCATTATTGAATTCATTGTTAAATCGGGTATCAAGCCGGGCCGTATCGCCTTTTTTCTGCAAGATGACGCCTATGGTGCAGCTGGTCTTAACGCAGCGACATCGGTATTGAAGAAAAAGGGCTACAAGCGCGCTGATGAACTGTTGGTTACTCGCTATCCGCGCAACTCTTTGCAGGTGGAAGATGCTATCTTGCAAATGTTAGATATGCCTAAACCGCCAAAAGCGGTGATTATTGTTGGTGCTTATGCGGCATCGGCCAAATTTATCAACTACAGCCACAACCTGTTTCCCGATACCCTGTATTTCAACCTGTCTTTTACCGGGGCGTCAGCGTTGGGTACCAGTTTGGATATCGCCAGCAATCGCGTTTTTGTCTCTCAAGTTGTGCCTTATCTGGGTAATGGTTTGGCACTCTCTCACGATTTCAGACAAGACATGGCTACCTTTATTCCCGACGGGCAGGTGAATGAAATTAGTTTTGAGGGTTACATTGCTGCAAGGTTATTAATTGAGAGTCTGAAAGTTAAAAATACCGAATTAACCCGCGAAGGAGTTCGTGATGCCTTGGAGCAAACCCGTAAAATTGATATCGGTTTTGGTGTGCCTTTGGGCTTTTCAGCTGATAGTCATCAGGCCAGTAATAAGGTTTGGTTATTACAATATCAACAGGGTATGGGATTTACCAAAAAGGTGAATGGAGAAAACCATGAATAG
- a CDS encoding cache domain-containing protein has translation MNSELFPPALATQEAKKKWFRFIISVTLVTTFISVMLVHSYTELRKLMHQETRLYLDFNTAVIKDSIADHLNAIEAIAHDLATDIKASTLEPDAIQKILENTGAIHDGFVAIGAAFEPYALDDRLRLFAPYIVHHEGGYRTERLDAWYDYFAQEADGRCVTNNWYQCAKQKEQGWLPLRFDEISNAWIVQFVQAIRVEEQLLGYVNVSLNIKDVDQLINKLDTGDEGYVIIFDRQKRQIYHSLHPNTRDANDIYFADVFPELNPDNLYDLPASEQMVIPNEVTQVPSFLDLALIVNTDWTIAVIIEREFFGHHELQTDVSPLASLLENNHHILTFMIVLTAICWTALGSSLVQDGFHGRVWWSALFITLTFVGGIVYIWVEQQVTDLDAIYGTEVITNKADLRTFVKDYSKNTLRSHKEPPIFVPTGVALQSMKMDSENNLKLTGYIWQRFMLANNYEIEKGVVFPESSETNIRLVYDEVANGYQTLGWAFETVIPEHFEYETYPFDKQLVWLRIWPKEYLEHVVLLPDLESYDNMNTSNRPGLEQDFSVGGWRVERSFFDIRENSFNSNMGIANRANKNQAPELHFNIAISRNFIDPFVSYLFPVIIVLLMLYAVLLTNSKDENRIGLIGFNALEVLASASALFFVALLAHVELRSHIGANELIYMEYFFIIAYIMILIVSVNSILFSWGFNITMIQYQDNNIPKLLYWPVLGGLLFFFTMFAFW, from the coding sequence ATGAATAGCGAGTTATTTCCACCTGCACTGGCCACCCAGGAAGCCAAGAAAAAATGGTTTCGGTTTATCATTTCAGTCACCTTAGTCACCACTTTTATCAGTGTTATGTTAGTGCACTCCTACACCGAGTTGCGCAAACTAATGCACCAGGAAACCCGTCTTTATCTGGATTTCAACACGGCTGTCATTAAGGACTCTATTGCCGATCACCTGAATGCCATTGAAGCGATTGCGCATGATTTAGCGACGGATATCAAGGCCTCTACGTTAGAGCCTGACGCTATTCAAAAAATTCTGGAGAACACCGGGGCCATTCACGATGGTTTTGTTGCCATCGGTGCCGCTTTCGAACCTTACGCGTTAGATGATCGTTTGCGTTTATTCGCGCCTTACATCGTGCACCATGAAGGTGGTTACCGCACTGAGAGGTTAGATGCCTGGTACGATTATTTTGCACAAGAAGCCGATGGGCGCTGCGTTACTAATAACTGGTATCAATGTGCCAAGCAAAAAGAGCAAGGTTGGTTACCTTTGCGTTTTGATGAGATCAGCAACGCCTGGATAGTGCAATTTGTTCAGGCCATCCGGGTTGAAGAGCAATTATTGGGTTATGTTAATGTCAGCCTCAACATCAAAGATGTCGACCAACTGATCAATAAACTGGATACCGGGGATGAAGGTTATGTGATCATTTTTGATCGTCAAAAACGTCAGATTTATCATTCTCTACATCCTAATACCCGCGATGCCAATGACATTTATTTTGCCGATGTGTTCCCCGAACTAAACCCTGATAACTTGTATGATTTACCCGCCAGTGAACAGATGGTTATTCCCAACGAAGTCACTCAGGTACCGTCTTTTCTTGACCTGGCACTGATCGTTAACACCGACTGGACTATAGCTGTGATAATCGAACGTGAATTCTTCGGTCATCACGAGTTACAAACTGATGTCTCTCCACTGGCGTCCTTGCTGGAGAATAACCATCATATTCTGACCTTTATGATTGTCTTGACGGCAATTTGCTGGACGGCACTGGGCAGCTCTTTGGTACAAGATGGTTTTCACGGACGTGTGTGGTGGTCGGCACTATTTATCACCCTCACTTTTGTAGGCGGCATTGTCTATATCTGGGTAGAGCAACAGGTAACCGATCTGGATGCCATTTACGGTACGGAGGTGATCACTAATAAAGCAGATCTGCGCACCTTTGTGAAAGATTACAGCAAAAACACCCTGCGCTCTCACAAAGAACCACCGATTTTTGTGCCCACCGGGGTTGCATTGCAATCCATGAAAATGGACAGCGAAAACAACCTCAAGCTCACGGGATATATCTGGCAGCGCTTTATGTTGGCCAATAACTATGAAATTGAAAAAGGAGTGGTATTCCCCGAATCCAGTGAAACCAATATTCGCCTGGTGTACGACGAGGTAGCCAATGGCTATCAAACCCTTGGTTGGGCGTTTGAAACCGTTATCCCGGAGCACTTTGAATACGAAACCTATCCCTTTGATAAACAGCTTGTATGGCTGCGGATATGGCCCAAAGAATATTTGGAGCACGTGGTATTACTGCCGGACCTGGAGTCTTACGACAACATGAATACCAGTAACCGACCGGGTTTGGAACAAGACTTTAGCGTTGGCGGTTGGCGTGTAGAGCGCAGTTTTTTTGATATTCGAGAAAATAGCTTTAACTCCAACATGGGTATAGCTAACCGGGCCAACAAAAATCAGGCGCCAGAGCTGCATTTTAACATTGCTATAAGCCGGAACTTCATTGATCCCTTTGTCTCGTATTTATTCCCGGTGATCATTGTATTACTGATGCTATACGCCGTGTTACTTACCAACTCCAAGGATGAAAACCGCATCGGGCTGATAGGTTTTAACGCCCTTGAAGTGCTAGCTTCGGCTTCTGCTTTGTTTTTTGTGGCTTTATTAGCTCACGTGGAATTGCGCTCTCACATCGGGGCCAATGAGCTCATCTATATGGAATACTTTTTCATTATTGCTTACATCATGATTTTGATCGTGTCGGTGAATTCCATCTTATTTAGCTGGGGCTTTAACATCACTATGATCCAATATCAGGACAACAACATTCCGAAATTGCTTTATTGGCCCGTATTGGGGGGCTTGTTGTTCTTTTTCACCATGTTTGCGTTTTGGTGA
- a CDS encoding DUF1993 domain-containing protein — protein sequence MSLTVSNVIKPVIQQYLGSLSHLLNEAKAFCEEKGIEEQALLQDRLAPDMHPLIWQFQMVSEFSARCAARLADVAIPEYPFEENSFDELQQRIQKIQDFVSTLDNEALDAGLQRNQQVPLPSGDKLEFRGPIYLSHFFMPNFFFHITTAYNILRKNGLALGKLDFIGQMPQ from the coding sequence ATGTCATTAACGGTTTCCAACGTTATCAAGCCAGTCATACAACAATATCTTGGTTCGCTCTCTCATTTGTTGAATGAGGCTAAAGCCTTTTGCGAGGAAAAAGGCATTGAAGAACAAGCCCTTCTTCAGGATAGACTCGCGCCAGACATGCACCCACTCATCTGGCAATTTCAAATGGTGAGTGAGTTCAGTGCTCGCTGTGCAGCGCGGCTTGCAGATGTTGCCATTCCAGAGTATCCCTTTGAAGAAAACAGCTTTGATGAACTCCAGCAGCGCATTCAAAAAATACAGGATTTTGTATCCACCCTGGACAATGAGGCTTTAGATGCAGGATTACAGAGAAACCAACAAGTGCCGCTGCCAAGCGGAGATAAGCTTGAATTCAGAGGCCCAATCTATTTGAGTCATTTCTTTATGCCAAACTTCTTTTTTCATATCACGACGGCCTACAACATTTTACGCAAAAACGGTTTAGCGTTAGGCAAGTTAGATTTTATCGGACAGATGCCACAGTAA
- a CDS encoding poly-gamma-glutamate biosynthesis protein PgsC/CapC — translation MPDFLQLSLFPAGALQSSVITTVWVGVCVVVFLNARFGTTLAGLVVPGYLVPLFFVKPASAIVVLAEAYITYGLAWLLANKLLVRFGYSEMFGRDRFFALILLSVLVRICLDFFLIPLLIASSGDLFAQYDLQNNLQSFGLIIVALIANQMWMGGVVKGSKALFLYLGLTFIIINWLLIPLTNFNIGGLNYMYEDLATSLLSSPKAYIILLTTAFIASRMNLQFGWEFNGILIPALLALQWYQPEKLLFTFVEAAVILFLGIMALRTPLLRGITFEGGRLLLLFFNIGFVYKILLGFALIEYLPTAKISDYFGFGYIVSTLIAVKVYQKQIALKMAVSTVFTSFVGISLATIAGFALTFVGDKSPAIENVSDLRSAVLSQQSVQEIYAEIRPVSFFSEVKPTEVDEQERQMFVQLLNALKHASPENISALLPTLEEQAEQSDIDIWLLGAKQLVLHKEGIGFYAINLQPESELVIEVTRARAELGAATFGLALFQKTHANALFIDLSYQLQNSGEYLFDSDLDGGFFQAAHETFSQHNVLQIRGALKITEQRKRLNREQDTDTSMLTVLRTLPEALPVGLLNNVVSDLNIQWRSQGNSPQWQHDKFGIAELRLNNREMRSALARIEVYQSTSGDAQVDHVEGYLISWLLERKQFIAQKGSNDFVKPQENQLLFWYQDILIPLMSWLSTFEQQGWTEQSRNELQRLNWQAASVGYEFRLLEQPLTQKQFLILEEQHLKADLDNRKNWASLVINLNANSNYLVMVPNPFYDRTSFEFGAALFNKLQSRFLLLSGTHPWANTDGSSNVTMAGNKHSLFHTMFMAISKEFDSRSPTPVLIRGFSFQESRPFPEELAMVSLWRNINQYNAGPETDKLMAELQDLGLSYRFVNGDFVTSPYYQSTSQQIDYINYLKQEQFITLWISPLVRDSFKATDAIKVEEQHARLLGLPVYRRDIRSFAIQTQGAYPNAIELHRYLQSYATNRNIHSLANAISLYQQGSLVYLLDSSSLQQFLLLLDDQENLIAAINLNSLNQRKLSTAKPEAVNQFVNARYLWLVPEGIVESSKP, via the coding sequence ATGCCTGACTTTCTGCAACTCAGCCTGTTTCCTGCTGGTGCATTACAGAGCTCTGTAATTACCACCGTGTGGGTGGGCGTCTGTGTTGTTGTTTTCCTCAACGCCCGATTTGGTACCACTTTAGCAGGCTTGGTAGTGCCAGGCTATTTGGTACCTTTATTCTTTGTCAAACCCGCCAGCGCCATCGTAGTGCTTGCGGAAGCTTACATCACTTATGGCTTAGCCTGGCTGTTAGCCAATAAACTGTTGGTGCGTTTCGGCTATTCTGAGATGTTTGGTCGAGATCGCTTTTTCGCGTTAATCCTACTTTCGGTGCTAGTGCGAATTTGCCTCGACTTTTTTCTGATCCCTTTGCTGATAGCTTCCTCTGGTGACCTATTTGCCCAATACGACTTGCAAAATAATCTGCAAAGCTTTGGCTTGATAATCGTCGCCTTGATTGCCAATCAAATGTGGATGGGTGGTGTTGTTAAAGGCAGCAAAGCCTTGTTTTTATACCTGGGTTTAACCTTTATTATTATTAACTGGCTGCTCATTCCGCTGACGAATTTCAATATTGGTGGCCTGAATTACATGTACGAAGACCTGGCCACCTCCCTACTGTCAAGTCCCAAGGCATACATCATCTTGCTCACCACCGCCTTTATTGCGTCGCGTATGAACCTGCAGTTCGGTTGGGAGTTCAACGGTATTCTCATCCCTGCTCTACTGGCGTTACAGTGGTATCAGCCCGAGAAGTTGCTCTTCACCTTTGTAGAAGCGGCCGTTATTTTATTCCTCGGTATCATGGCCCTGCGCACTCCGCTGCTACGCGGCATCACCTTTGAGGGAGGGCGACTGCTGCTGTTGTTTTTCAATATTGGTTTCGTCTACAAAATCCTGCTGGGATTCGCCCTAATTGAGTATCTACCCACGGCCAAAATTTCCGATTATTTTGGGTTTGGTTACATTGTGAGTACCTTAATAGCCGTCAAGGTCTACCAGAAGCAAATTGCCCTGAAAATGGCTGTGAGTACGGTTTTTACCTCGTTCGTAGGGATTTCCCTGGCCACCATTGCAGGCTTTGCCCTCACCTTTGTTGGCGACAAATCTCCTGCAATTGAAAACGTCTCCGACTTGCGCAGCGCGGTGCTAAGTCAACAAAGTGTGCAGGAAATTTACGCTGAAATACGGCCAGTTTCATTCTTCTCAGAGGTCAAACCCACCGAGGTAGATGAACAAGAAAGACAAATGTTTGTGCAACTCTTAAACGCCTTAAAACATGCCAGTCCCGAAAACATTTCTGCGCTATTACCCACCCTCGAAGAGCAGGCAGAACAGAGCGATATTGATATTTGGTTACTGGGCGCGAAACAGTTGGTTTTGCACAAAGAGGGCATCGGCTTTTATGCCATCAATTTACAGCCTGAATCTGAACTGGTAATTGAAGTCACTCGCGCCAGGGCGGAATTAGGTGCCGCCACATTTGGCCTGGCATTATTTCAAAAGACCCACGCCAATGCCCTGTTTATCGATTTGTCTTATCAATTGCAAAACTCAGGTGAATACCTGTTTGACTCAGATCTTGATGGAGGCTTCTTCCAGGCTGCTCACGAAACGTTTAGTCAGCACAACGTGTTGCAAATTCGCGGCGCGTTAAAAATTACTGAACAACGTAAACGCTTAAATCGTGAACAAGATACCGATACCAGTATGCTGACGGTGTTGCGCACTTTACCTGAAGCGCTACCCGTGGGGTTACTCAATAATGTGGTGAGCGATCTCAATATTCAGTGGCGCTCACAGGGCAACTCTCCACAATGGCAACACGACAAATTTGGCATTGCGGAGCTGCGCTTAAACAATCGTGAAATGCGCAGTGCACTGGCACGTATTGAGGTTTACCAGTCCACTTCCGGTGATGCACAAGTGGATCACGTTGAAGGCTATCTGATTTCCTGGTTGTTAGAGCGCAAACAATTCATCGCCCAAAAAGGCAGTAATGACTTTGTTAAACCCCAAGAGAACCAACTTCTGTTTTGGTATCAGGACATCCTTATCCCGCTCATGTCTTGGCTTAGCACCTTTGAGCAGCAAGGCTGGACAGAGCAAAGTCGCAACGAATTACAGCGTTTAAACTGGCAGGCTGCCAGTGTTGGATACGAATTCAGGCTATTAGAGCAACCTCTCACTCAGAAACAGTTTCTTATTTTAGAAGAACAACATCTAAAAGCGGATCTGGACAATAGAAAAAATTGGGCAAGCCTGGTAATAAACTTAAATGCCAACAGCAATTACCTGGTGATGGTACCGAATCCATTTTACGACCGCACCAGCTTCGAATTCGGTGCGGCATTATTCAACAAATTACAAAGTCGATTCCTGCTGCTTTCCGGCACTCACCCGTGGGCTAATACCGACGGCAGTAGTAATGTCACGATGGCAGGCAACAAACACTCCTTGTTTCATACAATGTTCATGGCCATCAGCAAAGAGTTTGATAGTCGCTCACCCACTCCGGTACTGATACGCGGCTTTTCTTTCCAGGAATCCCGACCATTCCCTGAAGAACTGGCCATGGTGAGCTTGTGGCGTAACATTAACCAATACAATGCTGGCCCGGAAACAGATAAGCTTATGGCTGAATTGCAAGACTTAGGCTTGAGTTATCGCTTTGTCAACGGCGACTTTGTCACCTCACCTTACTATCAAAGCACCAGCCAGCAAATTGATTACATCAATTACCTTAAACAGGAACAATTTATCACCCTGTGGATCAGTCCTTTGGTGAGAGACAGCTTTAAAGCAACCGACGCCATAAAAGTTGAAGAACAGCATGCCCGCTTACTGGGTTTACCGGTTTACCGCCGAGATATCCGAAGCTTTGCCATTCAAACCCAAGGTGCTTATCCCAATGCCATCGAGCTGCATCGATACTTACAAAGCTACGCCACCAATCGCAACATTCATAGTTTGGCTAATGCCATCAGTCTTTATCAACAAGGGTCCTTGGTCTACTTACTGGATAGCTCCAGTCTGCAACAATTTTTACTGCTATTAGATGACCAGGAAAATCTTATTGCGGCCATTAACCTCAATAGTTTAAATCAGCGCAAGCTGTCTACAGCCAAGCCCGAAGCGGTCAATCAGTTTGTGAATGCGCGATACTTGTGGCTCGTGCCCGAAGGGATTGTGGAGAGTAGCAAACCATGA
- a CDS encoding response regulator, with product MSDSNKTVLLVEDQPMLAMMTKMWLNDLGLNVVTSDNGLLAKQLLESQQFSFIVTDLVMPKLDGAGLLDWMQEEGITTPTIVVTGINNDEELRKIRAVPFVKAVLEKPLTPDQLIEAQTLLNA from the coding sequence ATGAGTGACAGCAATAAAACCGTATTATTGGTGGAAGACCAACCTATGCTGGCCATGATGACCAAGATGTGGTTGAACGATTTGGGGCTGAACGTGGTCACTTCTGACAACGGATTATTGGCCAAGCAACTACTGGAGAGTCAGCAGTTTTCCTTTATTGTCACCGACCTAGTGATGCCCAAACTGGATGGTGCAGGCTTATTGGATTGGATGCAAGAAGAGGGGATCACCACACCCACAATTGTGGTTACGGGCATCAATAACGATGAGGAGCTACGCAAAATACGCGCCGTGCCCTTTGTAAAAGCGGTGTTGGAAAAACCGCTTACCCCTGATCAACTTATTGAGGCGCAAACGCTACTAAATGCCTGA
- a CDS encoding GAF domain-containing protein, with translation MTKDKAALVIKPDIPENESKRMELVNQLQILDTEPDAQLDKITAEAQAWFNVPICLLTIVDTNRQWFKSNVGLDACETSRDVSFCGHAINYDETLYVPDAQEDFRFKTNPLVTGEPHIRFYAGAPLIMKPDLRIGTLCIIDRVPKELDDEQLNKLREFADRIQDLLWQITH, from the coding sequence ATGACTAAGGATAAGGCAGCATTAGTGATAAAACCTGATATCCCTGAAAACGAAAGCAAACGAATGGAACTGGTCAATCAGTTGCAAATTCTCGATACGGAGCCTGACGCTCAGCTGGATAAAATCACTGCCGAAGCTCAGGCGTGGTTCAACGTGCCTATTTGTCTGCTGACGATAGTGGATACTAATCGCCAATGGTTTAAATCGAATGTTGGGTTAGATGCCTGCGAAACTTCCCGAGACGTATCGTTTTGCGGTCACGCCATCAATTACGACGAGACCTTGTATGTGCCAGACGCTCAAGAGGATTTTCGCTTTAAAACTAATCCGCTAGTCACCGGTGAGCCCCATATTCGTTTTTATGCTGGCGCGCCTTTGATAATGAAACCGGATCTGCGCATCGGGACTTTGTGCATCATCGACAGAGTGCCGAAAGAATTGGATGATGAGCAATTAAATAAACTGCGGGAATTTGCCGATAGAATACAAGATTTACTCTGGCAGATTACCCATTAG